A region from the Neomonachus schauinslandi chromosome 2, ASM220157v2, whole genome shotgun sequence genome encodes:
- the LOC110588403 gene encoding tripartite motif-containing protein 60-like, protein MEFVTGLVHLQEESSCPVCLDYLKDPVTINCGHNFCRSCISMMWKDLDDTFPCPVCRFCFHNKSFRSNRQLSNLTEIAKRLQVRRSKRKRQEEYSMCEKHNQFLTLFCGKDLEVLCTQCSFSIQHQKHYICPIKKAASFHRKILEYSIEPLKDNVERVEKVITLQASKIADLKKKVEDRREEIISEFEQIRLFLQNQQEALLRQMEDEERDILTKLNENRRTLSGHFSTLKHLLKEVECKCVQSELELLTCAKGIYHRYQNLIHPELFVFQLKKYGFGLPPQYSGLDRIIKSFRADVILDLETAHPQLIVSEDRKSVRYGNKKTHLCYNPRRFYLCPAVLGSRRFSSGRHYWEVEVGNKPKWTLGVCRDCFPGNWRNRPVADSGFWAIGQCIESIYVVLGRKRTQLLPVVRPSKIGIFLDCELGEVSFYNMNDRSLLYNFNDSFIEAVCPYFYIGVDSEPLKISSVTDDE, encoded by the coding sequence ATGGAATTTGTGACAGGCCTGGTGCACCTCCAAGAAGAGTCTAGCTGCCCCGTCTGTCTGGATTACTTGAAAGACCCAGTGACTATAAACTGTGGGCACAACTTCTGTCGCTCCTGCATCAGCATGATGTGGAAGGATCTAGATGATACCTTCCCCTGTCCTGTCTGCCGTTTCTGCTTTCATAACAAAAGCTTCAGGAGCAACCGCCAGCTCAGTAATTTGACTGAAATTGCTAAACGACTGCAGGTCAGAAGGAGCAAGAGGAAAAGGCAGGAGGAGTATTCCATGTGTGAGAAGCACAATCAGTTTCTGACCCTTTTTTGTGGGAAGGACCTAGAGGTTTTATGTACCCAGTGCAGTTTCTCCATTCAACACCAGAAACACTACATTTGCCCCATTAAGAAAGCTGCCTCTTTTCACAGGAAAATTCTAGAATATAGCATTGAGCCCTTGAAGGACAATGTGGAACGAGTTGAAAAAGTGATAACTCTTCAAGCCAGCAAAATAGCGGACCTGAAAAAGAAGGTAGAGGATAGGAGAGAAGAAATCATTTCCGAATTTGAGCAAATTAGACTATTTCTACAGAATCAGCAAGAGGCTCTTCTTAGGCAGATGGAAGATGAAGAgagggacattttaacaaaactAAATGAGAACCGAAGAACATTGTCAGGTCACTTTTCCACATTGAAACATCTGCTGAAGGAGGTAGAGTGCAAGTGTGTGCAGTCAGAACTGGAATTACTGACCTGTGCTAAGGGTATCTACCACAGGTATCAAAACCTAATACATCCTGAGCTCTTTGTATTCCAATTAAAGAAATACGGATTTGGCCTTCCTCCACAATATTCTGGCTTGGACAGAATTATCAAGTCCTTTCGAGCAGATGTGATTCTAGACCTTGAAACAGCACACCCTCAGCTTATTGTCTCTGAGGATAGAAAAAGTGTGCgatatggaaacaaaaaaacccacctttgTTATAACCCAAGGAGATTTTATCTCTGCCCTGCTGTCCTGGGTTCTAGGAGGTTTAGTTCTGGCCGGCATTACTGGGAGGTAGAAGTGGGAAACAAGCCTAAATGGACCTTGGGGGTGTGTCGAGACTGTTTTCCTGGGAATTGGCGGAATCGGCCGGTAGCTGACAGTGGATTCTGGGCAATTGGGCAATGTATTGAAAGCATTTATGTTGTTCTGGGTCGTAAGAGAACCCAGCTTCTGCCTGTAGTAAGACCCAGTAAGATTGGCATTTTTCTGGACTGTGAGTTGGGTGAGGTTTCCTTTTACAATATGAATGATAGATCTCTTCTCTATAATTTTAATGATTCCTTTATAGAAGCCGTTTGTCCCTATTTCTATATTGGAGTAGATTCTGAACCTCTTAAAATCTCTTCAGTAACAGATGATGAATGA